From the genome of Trichosurus vulpecula isolate mTriVul1 chromosome 6, mTriVul1.pri, whole genome shotgun sequence:
TGCTGCCCTTGGGCAGAAGCCCAGCTGCCCCACCCTAGTTTTGTGCAGCCAGGTGGGATCCTGTCATTTCCCTTGCTTCTGTAGAAGCAATAGCCTCCACCAGTAAATAAACGAGgtgtaatgagctccccatcgCTGGTGGTCTCCAAATAGAAATCGGAGGCACATTGCTGAGAATGCCATTTCATCGGCTCATAAAACCAcaggtggaagagacctcagaggtcatctaagtccctccttttacaggtgtggaaactgaggcctggaacaAGATCACCCAGGGTGAAATACACCGCAGACCTGGCATTCCAAGGCGGGTCCTCTGACTCATAAATCCTTGGCTCCCTCCCCAGGATCCTTCATGATCTGCCTCCTCCTGTcttccaccttcctcccctccatggTCCTGGGACACAGGCCATACGAGACCCCCAACTCCCCTCTCTGGACATTTGCCCTGGCTGTGCCCCAAGCCCGGAATCCCCTCGGTCcccaagtcccaccttctgcaggaagcttttccccctcccccttagtGCCAGGGTTAATTAGTGCAAATACATCAGTCCGTGCCAGGTTCCTATGCGGTTCTcagccttcctctcccctcccccgctGCTGCAGCCCCTCTCCCAGCCCCCCAACCCATTCTCTCTGAGCCCCTCTGCAGCTCCTCCCCGctgcaccccccacccctgcccctgcaCCCCGGTGTCCTGTCACAGTGACTCAGCACATTCTGGGGTCCGGGCGGGGGGGCAGGGGGCGCGGCCGGGGCGGGTCCGGGCTTATTAAGCTCAGGGCGGCTCCTGGGATGCAGCTTCCTGCTCCGTTCCTTCCTGTGTGCCGCTATCGCTAGAAAGTAAGGCCTGGGCCTCCCCTGGGAGGGCCATcgggaggggaatggggagggtCTGGGGCCGAAGGGGCTTTGGGGGCGCAGGCCCCCCTGacctctctgtccatctctcctaGTGCCTCCTTACACCATCACTTACTTCCCTGTCAGAGGTAACTCGTGGTCCCAGCACGGGGGGCGGCAAGGCCGGGGGACCCTCGAGAGGAGCCCACCTCCCCGCAGGACGTGGGAGAGGACCGTGGAAGCCCCCTCCACAGATCCTAGCCCTCGGCCCCCGGATCCtacggaggaggaaactggggccccgAGGGGGGAGGGGTTTGTCCAGGGGGGACTCCGGAAGGGGTGCTGTTCTCGGGCTGCCCCGTCCGGGCTGAGCTCCTTTGTCCCCTGCCCTCCCTTCAGGGCGATGCAAGGCCATGCGGATGCTCCTGGCTGACCAGGGCCAGGATTGGAAGGAGGATATAGTGACCATGGACATGTGGATGAAGGGGGACCTCAAGGCCAGCTGTATGAGTGGCCAGAGAGGAGGAGGgccgggggtgggggtaggggggacGGGGCAGTCAGTTGAGGGTGCGGGAGATGGGGGTCTGGGAGGGGTATCGTGTTCAGCCCCTTCCCCTGACCTCTGCCCCATAGCTCTACGGCCAGCTCCCCAAATTCACAGACGGAGACTTGACCCTGTACCAGAGCAATGCCATCCTGAGATACCTGGGGCGCAAATATGGTATGGCCACTGACTccggtggtgggggtggggtagaggggtCACGTGGGAGCCACCTATCCATATGCTTCCTCCCTCTGTGCAGCAGTTACTGGGCACCTTCTGTGGGCCCAGGCCTGGtaaatccttccctccctccttctctccatccatctgtctatccacgttcctctttttctccatccctccttccaccCATCCATCCAGCAGTTGCTGGGCACCTTCTGTGGGCCCAGCACTGGTTCAGACAAGGCTGGAATAGAGTGAGGAGACAGGATCCCTGCCCAGAGCAAAATCACTTTCaattcagccagcatttattgagtgcctactgtgtgtcaagcactgtatAGGAGACtgcagagttaaaaaaaaaaaaaagaatgagtccCTGCCATGAGGGAGGTtatgtggggaggaaagagggtggGATagaataaaataccaaataaatccACTGTCACTTTGTAATCAGTGGGGAGCTCCAAGGCAGGCCTTCTGCAGCAGGGCCCTGACCAAGCCTCCTTAGTTCTGACCCTTGGAACACCCACCTGTGTTCCAGAACCTGAGCAGCCCAATGGAAGGgtcacagcctgggcaaaggcaggaggtgggagatggactCCCAGAGGGACCAATTTGGCTGAATGAAGAGTTCCCAGTGCAGAAAGCAGGCCTGCCGGGCCAGGTTGCCCAGAGAAGGCTTCCCTGAGTTGGTGACTTTGGAGTTAGACCTTGGAGATGGAAGCTGAGAAGAGCCTTGGGAGGGGCCCTGGGAGGGAAGGTGACTGgatcctttctctcccctctctctcacctcccgtCTCAGGGCTCTATGGGAAGGATGATCGAGAACAGGCTGTCTTGGATGTGGCCAATGATGGGGTGGAGGACCTCAGGCTCAAGTACATATTCCTCATCTACCACAATTATGTGAGTGACAGGAGGGCTGAGAGCTGATCCCAGGCTCTaatacttgggttcaagtttATGCTGGCCATGTGACCTTTGTTGGAGCCTCAGGCCACTGCAAGCCCCTCAGTGGGTGGGGAGAGCCTTCTCCTGCCCATTCCATTTGATTATCCTTCCTGGTATTTATTGCCCCCTACAagagttgatcctcacaaccaccctgggaggtaggtgcccaTGTGGTCCCCATTCTACAGAGGGgtaactgaggctgggagaagttgtgaggcaggagttgaactcaggtcttcttcatcaCTTCTTCCAATGACCTGTGTAAGAGGTGCTGGTGTGCATGGGCAGGGAAGGCTCTAGCCAGGTGTGAGGAAGGGCCTCCCCAGGGAGGGGAGGTCAGAAAGGAAAGTGAGGATATGTCCTGGGGctcccatttctccttctccattgTCTCCTAACTGAGCTGGGGCTGGGGGCCCTTGGCTTTGCAGGAGGAGGGCAAGGCCAAGTATGTGAAGGACCTGCCCACCCAGCTGAAGCCTTTTGAGACCCTGCTGAAGCAGAACCAGGGAGGCAAGGCCTTTATCGTGGGGGACAAGGTGAGGCTCTGGGGGAGCAGGTGGGGCTCTGGGGAACCAGATGTCAGACCAGGGAGAGCCTTAAGCCCAGACCCCTACTCCCAGCCCAGGGTTGCCCTCCCTCTCAACTCCCCTTGGCTGACCTGGTCTCTGGTCCCCTGTACCCTGCAGATGTCTTTTGTGGATTACAATCTGCTGGACCTGCTGTTGGTTCACCAGACATTGGCTCCCCAGTGCCTGGATGACTTCCCCTTACTGTCTGCCTATGTTGCTCGTCTCTCCTCCCGGCCCAAGCTCAAAGCCTTCCTGGCCTCACCCCAGCACACTGGTCTCCCCATCAATGCCAATGGTAAACAGTGAGGGCTCAGGCCTGACCCTTGTCTGGCAATAAAAGCTTTCAAACAAACACCTCCTGGTATCCTCATTTAGCTAGGAGGGGCAGAGCTCTGGACAGGTCTGTGTGTCCTGAGAGTGAACCCCCAACCATCCACCACCCAGGGGAAGATGGGGGGGCATGTGGTGAGGTGGACTGTGGTCACCCCCCACTCCAGCAGCTCCTCTGAGATATACCTTTGGCCTTCTCACCTTGTTTTCTCCTggtcagagctataactagggtggGGTGAGTGGGGCTTTGCTTCCAATGCCAACATggtaggggcagggggagggattTTCCCTTGTCCTCCTCATGCCTTCAGTCCTCTGCAGCCAGCATTCCCCAGggtaggaggggaaaggcaaggcTAGGAGAGGGGGAGGCAGAGCAGAATTCTCCTGAAAGTGATGGGAGGACAGAGATGGGCCATCCATCCCCTCTCCTGGCATAGACCCAGGTtggctccttcccctcctccagctGAGTTGGTCACAGGTCCTTCCACTTCTTGTTTTGGCTCTACCCCTGTCTCTGGTCCCCCTTGCCCCCAACATTTCCCTGTAACATCTTCCCCAGCTCTAAACTAAAAATGCCttatcttccctgcccattttcGGTTAGTTGccaatgttcttttctctctatcaTCTCCATAAATGCCTCTCAAATCTCTTCACTCCAGCCTCTCCAACCCCCCATCTCCCCCAGCTACTTACTGGACAAAATTGTACTGATTGTTttctttcccaccctccccccaactccctcctcccttctcctcctctggcCTTCCAGTTTCCTTTGAGAGCCCCGCCCCTCATCCTTCCTGTGATGTGGACACTGGCTTCCcctgcctagaattctctcccccTGATGTCCTCCCGGTTTTAGTGGCTTCCATCCCCGCTAATGCCCCACTTTCtgaggaggcctttcccagccccCCTTGATGCCACAGCTTCCTTCTGAGACTATTTCCAAAGCGCCCCGGCCATCCTTGGCTGTGCAGAGTTGGGCTCTCCCCGTcctgtctttgtcttttctttgtcatCCCCAGGGACTCAGCACaaggctggcacacagtaggagattaataaatgctgcttgacGTGACTGACAAAGCAGTGCAGCATGTTATTAAGAGTCATTTCAGTCTGTGTGTAGAGAGAAGGCAGCAGAGGACAAAGGGGGCAGGAATGGGCTCATGAGGCAGAAACATGATTGATGGATGGGGAATGGGGGCAGAAAGATGGCTGATGGATGACAGCTTCGAATGCCAGACTGGCAACCTGGGCTTGATCCAGGGCCTCAGAGATGGGGAGTCCCTGAAGACTCTAGAGCAGGGTCAGGTATCATCAAAGTGGAGTAAGGAAAGCTGGGAGGTCtgggagggtgagggaggggacTCTCACAAGGGTGTAGCCTGTGGCTGTACTTCCTGGGTCCCTCCTGAGGCCTCTAGGCACTCACTCAAATGGCTGGGCTCCATGCCAGGCCCTGGGCATAAAGACAAGGCCTTAAGGCTGTGGACATGCAGGAGCTCCCCACCAAACTCGTCCCTGGCCCTGTCTGAGGCCGGGCTCCCCACTCTGCCTGCCTCTCCGCTCCACACCCCTTTCTATCTAGAGTCTCTCCTTTGCTTGCCCTAAGTCACTGAAGCTCCAGGAGAAGCTCATCTTCTGAAGGGCAGGGATTCTTCTCTCATGGctgcctttatatccccagtgtccagcacacagtaggtggttaataGATGCTCGATGAGTTGAATTTCCTCCTTTGTACGATGGCAGCCTACAAAAGGTGTTCTCTAacttctctcccagctct
Proteins encoded in this window:
- the LOC118853166 gene encoding glutathione S-transferase P-like encodes the protein MRMLLADQGQDWKEDIVTMDMWMKGDLKASCLYGQLPKFTDGDLTLYQSNAILRYLGRKYGLYGKDDREQAVLDVANDGVEDLRLKYIFLIYHNYEEGKAKYVKDLPTQLKPFETLLKQNQGGKAFIVGDKMSFVDYNLLDLLLVHQTLAPQCLDDFPLLSAYVARLSSRPKLKAFLASPQHTGLPINANGKQ